The Cellulomonas sp. P24 genome contains a region encoding:
- a CDS encoding HGxxPAAW family protein, whose protein sequence is MAEQSTENAESTGTTAWLPPSAPPSNHGHTVAAWTTTIVVVLGGLVSALAVVFSTVWLFWVGIVVMVAGGLAGKVLQVLGYGQGGANTLARQAASGGH, encoded by the coding sequence ATGGCCGAGCAGTCCACGGAGAACGCCGAGTCGACGGGCACCACCGCCTGGCTCCCCCCGAGCGCACCTCCGAGCAACCACGGGCACACCGTCGCGGCGTGGACGACCACGATCGTCGTGGTGCTCGGCGGGCTCGTGTCGGCCCTGGCCGTCGTCTTCTCGACCGTCTGGCTCTTCTGGGTCGGGATCGTCGTGATGGTCGCCGGTGGCCTCGCCGGGAAGGTCCTCCAGGTCCTCGGCTACGGCCAGGGTGGCGCGAACACCCTGGCGCGTCAGGCCGCCTCCGGCGGGCACTGA
- a CDS encoding Trp biosynthesis-associated membrane protein, which produces MSDVTEARGRRPVSRGRAILVVLLTAGIVFAAAAPAWVRTEGSTALDAHVAIAISGTRASTAIGAAALVLLAAGGALSLVGRVGRWVVVAVVVAAGILVTATALGVIADPVPVATAVAAEQTGAGALSGPVRLTAFPYVAAVVGVAVVVVGAFVARVSGAWSTSSRHDVRTTTVPDDDHSAWDALTRGDDPT; this is translated from the coding sequence ATGAGCGACGTGACCGAGGCGCGTGGCCGCCGACCCGTGAGCAGGGGACGTGCGATCCTCGTCGTGCTCCTCACCGCAGGGATCGTGTTCGCCGCCGCGGCACCGGCCTGGGTGCGGACCGAGGGCTCGACGGCGCTGGACGCGCACGTCGCGATCGCGATCTCGGGCACGCGGGCGTCGACGGCGATCGGTGCCGCGGCTCTGGTGCTGCTCGCCGCCGGCGGTGCGCTCTCGCTGGTCGGTCGCGTGGGGCGGTGGGTCGTCGTGGCTGTCGTGGTCGCCGCCGGGATCCTCGTGACGGCGACGGCGCTCGGTGTGATCGCGGACCCGGTTCCGGTCGCGACCGCCGTCGCGGCCGAGCAGACCGGTGCGGGTGCCCTGTCAGGTCCGGTGCGGCTCACCGCGTTCCCGTACGTCGCGGCCGTGGTCGGGGTGGCGGTCGTGGTGGTCGGGGCCTTCGTCGCGCGCGTCTCCGGCGCCTGGTCGACCTCGTCACGCCATGACGTGCGGACCACCACCGTGCCGGACGACGACCACAGTGCCTGGGACGCCCTGACCCGCGGCGACGACCCGACCTGA